CCGCCGCCGCAACCCTGGTGGGGAACGGCAAACGCCGGCCCGCAGCTCGGCTGGAGAAGGGCGTCGCCGCGGCGTTGCTCGCCGCCGCCGAGCGCAGCGAGACGGAAGAGCCGGCGGCGGAGGAGGCGCGGGCCGAGGAGCCCCTTGTTTAGGAAACCTCTCGCCGGCCTCCGGCGCGGCCTCGAAAAGACACGCGACAGCATGTTCGGGCGCGTCCGCGAGCTGGTGACGCGGCGGGCGAAGCTCGATGCCTCGACGCTCGACGAGATCGAGGCCATCCTCATCGGCTCCGACATGGGTGTGGAGGCGGCCGCACGCATCACCGACGGCGTGCGCCGGCGCGTGCGGGGCGAGACTTTCTCCGCCGAGGAGATGGAGGCGGTGGAAGAGGCCATTCGCGCCGAGGTCCTGGAACTCCTGGGTGGCGCGTCTCCGACGGCGGCGGAGCGCCTGCAAGGCAAACCCCACGTGCTTCTCGTCGTCGGCGTCAACGGCACCGGGAAGACGACGTCGGTCGGCAAGCTCGCCTGGATGTATCAGCAGAGCCTGGGCAAGAGGGTGATCCTGGGGGCCGCGGACACCTACCGCGCCGCCGCCGTCGAGCAGCTCGCCATCTGGGCGGAACGCACCGGTGCCACGCTGATTCGGCAGAAGCACGGCGCCGACCCGGCGGCGGTGGCCTACGACACGCTGCAGTCCGCTCAGGCGCGCGACGCCGACGTCGTCATCATCGACACGGCGGGGCGCTTGCACACCAAGACCAGTCTCATGGAAGAGCTGCGCAAGATCCGCCGTGCGGTGCAGAAGCTCGATCCCACGGCGCCGCACGAGACGCTGCTGGTGCTCGACGCCAACACCGGCCAGAACGGTCTGGTGCAAGCACGGGAGTTCCTCGCCGCCGTGCAGGTGACGGGTCTCTTCCTCGCCAAGCTCGACGGCACCGCCAAGGGTGGTATCGTGCTCGCCATCCGTCAGGCGCTCCAGGTGCCGGTCCACTTCGTCGGCGTCGGGGAGAGCCTGGAGGACCTGGAGGAGTTCGAGCCCGCCAGCTTCGCCGCGGCCCTCGTCGAACGCCGGTGAGGTCCTCGCGGCCCCTCGTCAGAAAGCGCCCCTGGGGCGCCTGAGCGCAGCCAGCCCCTCTTGCACTCAAAAACGGTAAGCGTCGCTGACAGTCCGTACCTCAGCCGGGCATAGGCGGTGGAACGAGCGTCCGCCAGCGGCGCGGGCGCTGCATTCCCGCGCAGGCACGAGACTTACCACAGCTGCGACCTGAAGAAGAGGGGGGCGCGATGTCGACCGGCCATGGCTTCCGGGCCCTTGGGTTCACGCTTCTGTTCGTTGCTGCCCTGGCACCCGCCACGGCTCGAGCGGCGGACTGCTTGACGAATCCTGAGGTCAAGATCAACGGCCAAGTTTACAACAACATCTGCAATCTGCTCGGGAGTCCGAGTGGTCTCGCGGGCAACAACGGCGGTATCACGATCGAAATCGATGCCGCCGAAGGGGAACAATTCAGCGAACTCTGGGTGCTGGCCAATTATTCGGACAATCGTTCGTCGGCCAACCTGTTCCCGGGGGTCGGCAGCGGCTCTCTCGATTGCGACGACTTTGACATCCCGGAAGCGGTCTACCTGGATATCGGCGGCTCCGGCGCCGTGCCCACCAGCACGGTCTGGCGTCCTCGGTTCGGCGGTGCAGCCACTCTGGGACTTGCAGCGAAATGTCTCGCAGACCCTGAAGACCCGCCAGGCGGGGGTATCTTCCTGATCCAGCCCTTGCTCACTTTCATCGCCAGGTCGACGGACATCGAAGGCGACGGTGACACCGACGAAGCCGACGAGAATTCGTTGCGAGCGGCGATCGGCACGGGCGCAACGCAGTTCGACTTGAACTTCGACAGCAGCATCGACGACGCGGGGGATCTCCCGATCCTCATCACGGAAGCAAAGCGGCGCGTCATCCTTCCTTATGGCACGTCGGCGTGGGCGAGCGAGGATTGCTACGATGCCCCCTGTCCGGAATTCCCCTGCGGTGGAAGCCCGGTCGCCTACACGATGTTTCCGCCTGCCGCTCCTGTCGTTTCTTTGACGGTCCTCAACGCGACGACAACCCGGCTCAGCTGGCCGGCCGTCGCGGACGACCAGACAGGGAGTGGAGCGTCGCGGCCTGCTTCTGGCTACGAAGTCCGCCGAAGCAGTGCACCCATCACGGCCGGCAATTGGGACAGCGCGTCGATCGTCACGACGGTCGGCCCGGGCGACCTAGGCACGACGGTTCTCGTCAACGTGAGCCGCCCGCCCAATACCTCGTGCTCTTGGTACTATGCGGTCAAGGCCAAGGACGATGTCGACAACCTCTCCGCGGTCAGCAATTCGCCCGCAGACCAGATCGACGTGACGGCGCCGGCGACGATTACCAACTTGTCCGGCGCGCCTGGCGGCCTGATGGTGCGCTTGAACTGGACCGCACCCGGTGACGACGGATCGACGGGCACCGCCAGTCTCTACGACGTTCGCTACACTGTCGGTACCGGCGCCTTCAATTGGGCCACGGCAACCGCCGCCGCTGCTTTCAGCCCCGCGCCAGCTGGGTTTGCGGAATGCATCGTCGTCGACCAGTTGCAGTCGAACACGAACTACAAGTTCGCAGTCAAGACACGGGACGACTGCGGGAATTGGTCGGCCCAGAGCAATGTGTTTTCCACCAAGACCAAGCCCGCGTCGTTTACCGTCAGCTGCGATCCAGGCAAGGCCGCTCCGGCTGGTGGCGCCGACGGGTCGATTCTCGCGGTGTCCGTCCTCGGGAGCGACACGGGTGAACCGGGGCTCAAGCGGATCCGATTCGATCTCCCTCGGGACGTGGAGGGGCAGCCCTACGATCTCTCGGTGTTCGACGTTCGCGGCCGGCGGGTCAGCCGCATCGAGGCCGGAACGGCGACTGCAGGCGAGTTCCATGTAGACTGGCGGCCGAGCGCGCAACGGCTGGCCGCCGGCTTCTACATCATCCGACTGCGTGCTGGCGGCCAACAGGCCACCACTCCGTTGGTTCTCCAGTAGGCGCATGAGTCCCACGAGAAGGCGTCGCCCGGTCGTACCGCCGGGCGACGCCGTGTGGGGAGACGACGCCTACCTCACCTCACGTAGACGAGCTTGCGGGTGACCATGGCGCTTTCGGTGTGCAAGCGGACGAAGTAGATGCCGGACGCCGCTGGTGCGCCCTGTGTATCGCGACCATCCCACGAGATCTCGTAGCGCCCAACATCCCGCTCGCCGTCGTCGAGCAGCGCGACCCGCCGCCCGCGGGCGTCGTAGACGGCGAGATCGATCCGTTGCCGCCGATCGACGCTGAAGGCGATCTTCGTCCCGCCCTGGACCGGGTTGTGCACCGGCTCGAGGCGAACGGCAGCGGCCGCGGCCTCTTCCTCGACGCCACCGTCCTCCGCCAGCTGCGCCTTGGCGGCTGCTGGCGTGAGGATCGGCGTGATCGGGAAGGGGCGCGTCGAGGCGTCGATCGAGGCCAGGAAGGTCGCGAGGCGGCGGCGGTCGCGGGCGCGGGTCAGGACATCCACGCCGCTCGTCCCGGCACTCCGGTGCTGGACGTTGTCGAGGACGTCGAGGAGTGTGAGCGCCGCGCCGTTGTGCAGCACCGGGCCGAGGCTGTGGACACCGAGCAGCGAGGGCGGGTTGAAGCCATCGGCGCCGCGGGCGGCGGCACCGTTCTGGCGGATCTCGTTCACCGCCGCGGCGTCGAAGGTCCCCACCTGCTTCAGGAAGCGGACGAGCTGGCCGTTCGAGATCGTCTCCCCGGCAGCGGGCGGGGGCGTGTAGTCGCGCCGGCTGGCCGACCAACCGGCCCCGCCATGGCAAGCGC
The nucleotide sequence above comes from Candidatus Krumholzibacteriia bacterium. Encoded proteins:
- the ftsY gene encoding signal recognition particle-docking protein FtsY encodes the protein MFRKPLAGLRRGLEKTRDSMFGRVRELVTRRAKLDASTLDEIEAILIGSDMGVEAAARITDGVRRRVRGETFSAEEMEAVEEAIRAEVLELLGGASPTAAERLQGKPHVLLVVGVNGTGKTTSVGKLAWMYQQSLGKRVILGAADTYRAAAVEQLAIWAERTGATLIRQKHGADPAAVAYDTLQSAQARDADVVIIDTAGRLHTKTSLMEELRKIRRAVQKLDPTAPHETLLVLDANTGQNGLVQAREFLAAVQVTGLFLAKLDGTAKGGIVLAIRQALQVPVHFVGVGESLEDLEEFEPASFAAALVERR
- a CDS encoding fibronectin type III domain-containing protein, whose amino-acid sequence is MSTGHGFRALGFTLLFVAALAPATARAADCLTNPEVKINGQVYNNICNLLGSPSGLAGNNGGITIEIDAAEGEQFSELWVLANYSDNRSSANLFPGVGSGSLDCDDFDIPEAVYLDIGGSGAVPTSTVWRPRFGGAATLGLAAKCLADPEDPPGGGIFLIQPLLTFIARSTDIEGDGDTDEADENSLRAAIGTGATQFDLNFDSSIDDAGDLPILITEAKRRVILPYGTSAWASEDCYDAPCPEFPCGGSPVAYTMFPPAAPVVSLTVLNATTTRLSWPAVADDQTGSGASRPASGYEVRRSSAPITAGNWDSASIVTTVGPGDLGTTVLVNVSRPPNTSCSWYYAVKAKDDVDNLSAVSNSPADQIDVTAPATITNLSGAPGGLMVRLNWTAPGDDGSTGTASLYDVRYTVGTGAFNWATATAAAAFSPAPAGFAECIVVDQLQSNTNYKFAVKTRDDCGNWSAQSNVFSTKTKPASFTVSCDPGKAAPAGGADGSILAVSVLGSDTGEPGLKRIRFDLPRDVEGQPYDLSVFDVRGRRVSRIEAGTATAGEFHVDWRPSAQRLAAGFYIIRLRAGGQQATTPLVLQ